One region of Danio aesculapii chromosome 7, fDanAes4.1, whole genome shotgun sequence genomic DNA includes:
- the LOC130232857 gene encoding putative nuclease HARBI1, with protein sequence MASPYLENPVDIGAQIVQRALRRERVIRDVQNPLAFSDEHLYERYRFSAEGMLYLCRLLEPHIKNPTRRSHATTVPQMICIALRFFTSGTFLYEVGDAEKLSKNTVCRTIRRVVIALQRYIHTFIAFPSHLPTQAIKEGFSQIAGLPGVIGAIDCIHIPISTPVKEIEATFLNRNATHSINVQMTCDHQCLITSLDARWPGSMQDNQIFEKSKLCQRFQQGLFDGVLVGDGTYACQSFLLTPYPEPKTKPQHEFNIALSQTRLKIDTTLAILKARFNCLHDLRVSPERASQIVGACAVLHNIASIRKEQMPSECQQSNDDVDPVSRDHPAGRAIRHAITEEYFMQHSIKQN encoded by the exons ATGGCTTCACCGTATCTGGAGAATCCTGTAGACATCGGAGCTCAAATTGTGCAGAGGGCTCTACGCAGAGAAAGAGTTATCCGAGATGTACAAAATCCGTTGGCGTTCTCCGACGAGCACTTATACGAGAGATATAGATTCTCGGCGGAGGGAATGTTATATCTTTGTCGGCTTCTTGAGCCCCATATTAAAAACCCGACGCGACGGAGCCACGCGACTACTGTCCCGCAGATGATCTGCATCGCTCTGCGTTTCTTTACAAGTGGCACATTCCTGTATGAAGTGGGCGATGCCGAGAAGCTCAGCAAAAACACTGTCTGCCGAACCATTCGTAGGGTGGTTATTGCGCTCCAGAGATACATACACACCTTCATTGCGTTCCCTAGTCATCTACCCACTCAGGCCATAAAAGAGGGCTTCTCACAAATAGCTG GATTACCTGGAGTTATCGGAGCAATCGATTGCATACACATTCCAATCTCTACGCCAGTAAAAGAAATCGAGGCTACTTTCCTTAACAGGAACGCCACTCACAGCATCAATGTTCAG ATGACTTGTGACCATCAGTGTTTAATCACAAGCCTGGATGCCAGATGGCCTGGCTCAATGCAGGACAACCAAATTTTCGAGAAGTCAAAGTTATGTCAGCGCTTTCAGCAAG GGCTGTTCGATGGTGTGTTGGTGGGAGACGGAACTTACGCATGCCAGAGCTTTTTGCTGACTCCCTATCCTGAACCAAAGACAAAACCACAGCACGAGTTTAACATAGCCCTGAGTCAAACCAGGCTCAAGATAGACACCACTTTAGCTATTTTAAAGGCCCGGTTTAACTGTCTTCATGACCTGAGAGTGTCACCCGAACGTGCATCTCAGATTGTGGGTGCATGTGCTGTCCTCCACAACATAGCCTCTATAAGGAAGGAGCAGATGCCAAGTGAATGCCAGCAGTCCAATGATGATGTTGACCCTGTTTCCCGGGACCATCCCGCTGGGAGGGCCATCAGACATGCTATCACAGAAGAATATTTCATGCAACATTCAATAAAGCAAAATTGA